Proteins encoded within one genomic window of Paenarthrobacter sp. JL.01a:
- a CDS encoding lyase family protein: MTDGDFGLLSPVTASPAVTALTGDRAVIAAILDVEAAWAAVLEEAGLAPQGAAAVVAEAADPGHYDLAVIAERAQGGANPVIPLLVELRARVKVLDITGGGAAKAVHTSLTSQDVLDSALMLLASRTLSALLTEVKGTTTALTGLAEQHADTLCVGRSLTQHALPYTFGLKAAQWFQGVAASAARLESVELPVQFGGASGTLASGSKLTAGSDSTPFTLADALALKLGLTPAPAPWHTNRLAVTSLGDSLASLLDAFGKIAADLVFLSRPEVGELGEPLAVGRGVSSAMPQKQNPVLSVLIRSAALQAPALASQLHSAAGTFNDERPDGAWHTEWPALRRLLALALGAALQLRELSEGLRVFPEAMRRNLEISGPLLLSEGVSAAVTPLLGEDGKQKLQAVVDETFQAPATQQADTYRKLLREAVPSDKLTDAALDALLDPASYLGEAAEIRRRILAAYPEFTASTKGAPRG; encoded by the coding sequence ATGACCGACGGCGACTTCGGCCTCCTCAGCCCCGTTACTGCCTCACCTGCGGTGACCGCACTGACGGGCGACCGTGCCGTGATCGCGGCGATCCTCGACGTCGAAGCCGCCTGGGCAGCCGTCCTCGAGGAAGCCGGGCTGGCCCCCCAAGGGGCTGCCGCTGTGGTGGCCGAAGCCGCCGACCCCGGTCACTACGACCTCGCCGTCATCGCCGAACGCGCCCAAGGCGGCGCCAACCCGGTGATCCCGCTGCTCGTTGAACTCCGCGCCCGCGTCAAAGTCCTGGACATCACGGGCGGGGGCGCCGCGAAAGCCGTCCACACCTCCCTGACCAGCCAAGACGTGCTTGACTCCGCGCTCATGCTCCTGGCCAGCCGCACCCTTTCGGCGTTGCTCACTGAGGTAAAGGGCACGACGACGGCGCTCACCGGCTTGGCCGAACAGCATGCGGACACGCTGTGCGTGGGCAGGAGCCTGACGCAGCATGCCCTTCCGTACACCTTCGGGCTCAAGGCCGCGCAATGGTTCCAAGGAGTGGCTGCTTCTGCCGCGCGTCTGGAGTCAGTTGAGTTGCCGGTCCAGTTCGGCGGTGCCAGCGGAACGTTGGCCTCCGGGTCCAAACTGACTGCAGGCTCTGACTCCACGCCGTTCACGCTGGCGGATGCACTGGCCCTGAAGCTTGGCCTGACCCCCGCTCCGGCACCCTGGCACACCAACCGACTGGCCGTCACGTCCCTGGGCGATTCCCTGGCATCCCTGCTGGATGCCTTCGGCAAGATCGCCGCGGACCTGGTGTTCCTGAGCCGCCCGGAAGTTGGCGAACTCGGGGAACCCTTGGCTGTCGGACGCGGGGTTTCCTCGGCCATGCCGCAGAAGCAGAACCCCGTTCTGTCCGTGCTCATCCGCAGTGCGGCACTCCAGGCACCGGCTCTTGCTTCCCAGCTCCACTCGGCCGCCGGCACCTTCAACGACGAGCGGCCCGATGGTGCCTGGCACACGGAGTGGCCCGCATTGCGTCGGCTGCTGGCGTTGGCTCTGGGTGCCGCGCTCCAACTCCGGGAACTCAGCGAAGGCCTCCGGGTGTTCCCCGAAGCCATGCGCCGGAACCTGGAGATCTCGGGGCCGCTGCTCCTCAGCGAAGGTGTGTCGGCCGCCGTCACACCTCTCCTCGGTGAGGACGGAAAGCAGAAGCTGCAGGCCGTCGTCGACGAAACGTTCCAAGCTCCCGCAACCCAGCAGGCGGACACGTACCGAAAGCTCCTCCGGGAAGCTGTCCCCTCGGACAAGCTGACCGACGCGGCGCTGGACGCCCTGCTGGACCCCGCCAGCTACCTTGGTGAGGCCGCCGAAATCCGTCGCCGTATCCTCGCCGCGTACCCCGAATTCACCGCTTCAACGAAGGGAGCCCCTCGTGGCTAA
- the pcaG gene encoding protocatechuate 3,4-dioxygenase subunit alpha, with translation MSKLTPTPGQTVGPFYGYALPFNKDNELLAPGSPGSIRLQGTVYDGAGHTIPDAILEIWQPDSEGNIVQRTGSLVRDGYTFTGWGRGAVGNSGVYTFTTVNPGPLKAGAAPFISVAVFARGLMNRLFTRVYLPENEEALANDPLLSSLDPERRKTLIARRDPDGGLTWDIRLQGQDETVFLDFQQDGSLDLASEESAAS, from the coding sequence ATGAGCAAGCTGACACCCACACCGGGCCAGACCGTCGGACCCTTCTACGGCTACGCCCTCCCCTTTAACAAGGACAACGAGCTCCTGGCGCCGGGCAGCCCCGGCAGCATCCGCCTCCAGGGCACGGTGTACGACGGCGCGGGCCACACCATCCCGGACGCGATCCTGGAAATCTGGCAGCCGGACTCCGAGGGCAACATCGTCCAGCGCACCGGCTCCCTGGTCCGCGATGGATACACCTTCACCGGTTGGGGCCGTGGCGCCGTTGGCAACTCGGGCGTCTACACCTTCACCACGGTGAACCCGGGACCGCTCAAGGCTGGAGCGGCGCCGTTCATCTCCGTGGCAGTCTTCGCCCGTGGCCTCATGAACCGCCTCTTCACCCGCGTGTACCTGCCCGAAAACGAGGAAGCGCTGGCCAACGATCCTTTGCTCAGCTCCCTCGACCCCGAGCGCCGCAAGACCCTGATCGCACGCCGCGATCCCGACGGCGGACTCACCTGGGACATCCGCCTCCAGGGTCAGGACGAGACCGTGTTCCTGGACTTCCAGCAGGACGGTTCGCTCGACCTTGCTTCCGAGGAGTCGGCAGCATCATGA
- a CDS encoding MFS transporter, with protein sequence MSQTMPSATPGTASTTGTPKKAALASFLGSAVEYYDFFIFGSAAALIFPHVFFPDADANAAIMSFATFGFAYVARPVGAIILGHFGDRIGRQKVLMFTLVLMGAATFVIGCLPDFKTIGWWAPVLLVLARLAQGLSAAGEQAGASSMTLEHAPDNRRSFFTSWTLTGTQGGQILAALVFIPVVALPDEIKYGIGWRIPFWLSAVVVMVAYFIRRTLHEPPAFEEAKKNNQIAKLPIADLLRLHWRDVLRVVCCAFIAAVSTVFGTLAIKYAQDVAHVNSTITLWLVVAANLVALGTQPLFGMLADRIGRKPVFIYGAVASAIMTPVFLLTLEGGNVPLMFLVSVVFFSFGYAAANAVWPSFYGEMFSTKVRFSGLAIGTQLGFLMAGFAPAIVTAMGGTKAGGWVQISIFSGVICVIAAISALTARESAKIPTAELGLHK encoded by the coding sequence ATGAGCCAAACAATGCCGTCAGCGACGCCCGGCACTGCATCAACAACGGGTACTCCCAAGAAAGCAGCCCTCGCCAGCTTTCTTGGCAGCGCCGTTGAGTACTACGACTTCTTCATCTTTGGATCCGCCGCAGCGCTGATCTTCCCGCACGTCTTCTTCCCGGACGCCGACGCCAATGCGGCCATCATGTCCTTCGCGACCTTCGGCTTCGCCTATGTCGCCCGTCCCGTTGGAGCGATCATCCTGGGCCACTTCGGTGACAGGATCGGACGCCAAAAAGTCCTCATGTTCACGCTGGTCCTTATGGGTGCAGCGACCTTCGTCATCGGCTGCCTGCCTGACTTCAAGACCATCGGCTGGTGGGCTCCTGTCCTGCTGGTCCTCGCCCGCCTGGCGCAGGGTCTCTCCGCCGCCGGCGAGCAAGCCGGCGCATCCTCGATGACGCTGGAGCACGCTCCGGACAATCGCCGCTCCTTCTTCACCTCCTGGACGCTCACCGGCACCCAGGGCGGTCAGATCCTGGCCGCGCTTGTCTTCATTCCGGTGGTGGCACTTCCCGATGAGATCAAGTACGGCATCGGCTGGCGTATCCCGTTCTGGCTGAGCGCGGTAGTGGTCATGGTGGCGTACTTCATCCGCCGCACCCTGCACGAGCCGCCGGCCTTCGAAGAAGCCAAGAAGAACAACCAGATCGCCAAGCTGCCCATCGCCGACCTCCTCAGGCTGCACTGGCGCGATGTCCTCCGCGTCGTCTGCTGTGCATTCATCGCCGCCGTCAGTACCGTCTTCGGCACCCTGGCCATCAAGTACGCCCAGGACGTCGCACACGTCAACAGCACCATCACACTGTGGTTGGTCGTTGCAGCCAACCTTGTGGCCCTCGGCACCCAGCCCCTGTTCGGCATGCTCGCGGACAGGATTGGCCGCAAGCCCGTCTTCATCTACGGAGCCGTGGCCAGCGCCATCATGACACCGGTGTTCCTGCTGACCCTTGAAGGCGGCAACGTGCCGCTGATGTTCCTGGTCTCGGTCGTGTTCTTCTCCTTCGGCTACGCAGCGGCCAACGCCGTCTGGCCTTCCTTCTACGGTGAAATGTTCAGCACCAAGGTCCGCTTCTCCGGTCTGGCCATCGGCACGCAGCTGGGCTTCCTGATGGCAGGCTTCGCACCGGCCATCGTCACGGCAATGGGTGGCACGAAGGCCGGAGGCTGGGTCCAGATCTCCATCTTCAGCGGAGTGATCTGCGTGATCGCGGCTATCTCTGCCCTGACCGCACGCGAATCAGCCAAGATCCCGACGGCAGAGCTCGGCCTGCACAAGTAG
- a CDS encoding bifunctional sugar phosphate isomerase/epimerase/4-hydroxyphenylpyruvate dioxygenase family protein, whose product MRTGIATVCLSGTLKEKMQACAIAGFDGIEIFEQDLVTSSLSPEDIRKMAADLGLGLDLYQPFRDFDGVTPDLLKANLKRAEAKFKLMARLGMDTILVCSNVATATIDDDQLRASQLAELAGLAGDHGVKVAYEALAWGKYVNDYEHAHRLVEMVDHPNLGTCLDSFHILSRDWDTAPIEDINAEKIFFVQVADAPKLSMDVLSWSRHYRVFPGEGQFELAKFMGHVVRAGYTGPVSLEVFNDVFRQSDVERTAVDAMRSLIWLEEQSAKWLASSPAAGGAETQQNSRRRYPMELATLPKVNEPAGFNFAEVKADDTAQLEKLLGQLGFEFEGRHRTKDVQLWTMGQARVIINEQAALHMEPAIAALGFDVDSPVIASARAQQLKAPVVARKVQADEEVFQGISAPDSTEIFLCQGNPDGTAAWTHEFGEGLEHVSSGTSAVIDHVNLAQPWQHFDEAVLFYTSALALEPQPFAEVPSPSGLVRSQVMETSNGAVRLVLNLAPAQQAEKARKTYQEHIAFAVDDLVATARSARERGLEFLQIPANYYEDLDARFDLEPGFLATLQELNLLYDRDANGEFLHFYTATVGSVFFEMVERRGNYDGYGAPNAPVRHAVQYDSLHRA is encoded by the coding sequence ATGCGTACCGGAATCGCCACCGTCTGCCTCTCGGGCACCCTGAAGGAGAAGATGCAGGCCTGCGCCATCGCGGGCTTCGACGGCATCGAGATCTTCGAGCAGGACCTCGTCACCTCGTCGCTCAGCCCCGAAGATATCCGCAAAATGGCCGCAGATCTCGGCTTGGGATTGGACCTCTACCAGCCGTTCCGGGATTTCGACGGCGTCACTCCGGACCTGCTGAAGGCAAACCTCAAGCGGGCGGAGGCCAAGTTCAAGCTGATGGCCCGCCTTGGCATGGACACCATCCTGGTCTGCTCCAACGTGGCCACAGCGACCATTGACGATGACCAGCTCCGCGCTTCCCAACTGGCCGAACTTGCCGGACTGGCAGGCGACCACGGGGTGAAGGTTGCCTACGAGGCCTTGGCCTGGGGCAAGTACGTCAACGACTACGAGCACGCCCACCGCCTGGTGGAGATGGTGGACCACCCCAATCTGGGCACGTGCCTTGACTCCTTCCACATCCTTTCCCGCGACTGGGACACCGCTCCGATCGAGGACATCAACGCGGAGAAGATCTTCTTCGTGCAGGTAGCGGATGCGCCCAAGCTCTCCATGGATGTGCTGTCCTGGAGCCGCCACTACCGGGTTTTCCCCGGGGAGGGCCAGTTCGAGCTCGCCAAGTTCATGGGACACGTGGTCCGCGCAGGCTACACCGGACCCGTCTCCCTGGAGGTCTTCAATGATGTGTTCCGCCAGTCGGACGTGGAGCGGACGGCCGTGGATGCCATGCGCTCCCTCATCTGGCTGGAGGAACAGAGCGCCAAGTGGCTGGCCAGCAGCCCGGCGGCAGGCGGAGCAGAGACCCAACAGAACTCCCGCCGTCGTTATCCCATGGAACTGGCCACGCTGCCCAAGGTGAACGAGCCCGCCGGGTTCAACTTCGCCGAGGTCAAGGCTGATGACACCGCCCAGCTGGAGAAACTCCTGGGCCAGCTCGGCTTCGAATTCGAAGGCCGGCACCGCACCAAGGACGTCCAACTGTGGACCATGGGCCAGGCACGCGTGATCATCAACGAGCAAGCGGCCTTGCACATGGAACCGGCTATTGCCGCTTTGGGGTTCGACGTCGACTCCCCGGTGATTGCCTCGGCCCGGGCCCAGCAGCTCAAGGCCCCCGTGGTCGCACGCAAGGTGCAGGCGGACGAGGAAGTGTTCCAGGGCATTTCCGCGCCGGACTCCACCGAGATTTTCCTCTGCCAGGGCAATCCGGACGGCACGGCTGCGTGGACCCACGAATTCGGCGAAGGGCTGGAGCACGTTTCGAGCGGCACATCAGCCGTGATCGACCATGTGAACCTCGCCCAGCCATGGCAGCATTTCGACGAGGCCGTCCTCTTCTACACCAGCGCGCTGGCCCTGGAACCCCAGCCTTTCGCCGAGGTGCCCAGCCCCAGCGGCCTGGTGCGCTCACAGGTGATGGAGACCAGTAACGGGGCTGTCCGGCTGGTGCTGAACCTGGCCCCGGCGCAGCAGGCCGAAAAGGCACGCAAAACGTACCAGGAACACATCGCGTTCGCCGTGGATGACCTCGTGGCAACAGCCCGGTCAGCGCGGGAGCGTGGCCTCGAGTTCCTGCAGATTCCGGCCAACTATTACGAGGACCTGGACGCGCGGTTCGATCTTGAACCAGGTTTCCTGGCCACCCTCCAGGAGCTCAACCTCCTGTATGACCGGGACGCCAACGGCGAATTCCTCCACTTCTACACCGCCACAGTGGGCAGTGTGTTCTTCGAAATGGTGGAGCGCCGCGGCAATTACGACGGCTACGGAGCCCCGAACGCACCCGTCCGCCACGCCGTCCAATACGACTCACTCCACCGGGCATAG
- a CDS encoding alpha/beta hydrolase — MAKPTVKAVLLSPQRELGAKPLLVVGPSLGTSTVLWTETAALLGDEYDVIGWDLPGHGISPAATEGFDVAELADAVVDLVDSVVPGARFHYAGVSLGGATGLQLGIKHGDRLRSLSVQCSGAKLGTPEGWLERAETVRKLGTPVMIQGSAERWFAKGFMDRQPEISSRLLHALRDADRFSYSFCCEALAALDVREQLGSITVPTQAIAGVEDTVAPPSVAEKIVSGVRAGGTFAVAEALDGVGHLAPAEAPAVVAGLMRNFMKENGL, encoded by the coding sequence GTGGCTAAGCCAACCGTCAAGGCTGTGCTGCTGTCCCCGCAGCGCGAACTCGGAGCCAAGCCGCTTCTGGTGGTGGGCCCGTCGCTGGGTACCTCCACGGTGCTCTGGACCGAAACCGCCGCCCTCCTCGGCGACGAGTACGACGTCATCGGCTGGGACCTGCCCGGCCACGGCATCTCGCCGGCCGCCACGGAAGGTTTCGATGTCGCGGAACTGGCGGACGCCGTCGTCGATCTTGTCGACTCCGTGGTCCCCGGCGCAAGATTCCATTACGCGGGCGTATCGCTGGGCGGGGCCACAGGCCTGCAGCTCGGCATCAAGCACGGCGACCGACTCCGCAGCCTGTCCGTGCAGTGCAGCGGCGCCAAGCTTGGCACCCCGGAAGGGTGGCTCGAGCGGGCGGAGACGGTGCGGAAGCTGGGCACGCCGGTGATGATCCAGGGTTCGGCCGAACGGTGGTTCGCGAAGGGGTTCATGGACCGTCAGCCCGAAATCAGCAGCCGCCTCCTGCACGCGCTCCGTGACGCCGACCGCTTCAGCTACTCGTTCTGCTGCGAGGCCCTCGCCGCGCTCGACGTCCGCGAGCAGCTCGGCAGTATCACCGTCCCCACACAGGCGATTGCCGGCGTCGAGGATACTGTTGCGCCGCCGTCGGTCGCCGAGAAGATTGTCTCGGGTGTCCGGGCGGGCGGCACGTTCGCGGTGGCGGAAGCGCTCGACGGCGTGGGCCACCTCGCGCCTGCCGAGGCACCCGCCGTCGTGGCTGGTTTGATGCGGAACTTCATGAAGGAGAACGGACTGTGA
- a CDS encoding IclR family transcriptional regulator, with translation MSVKEDTKTDMVGKALSLLVLLGNEPKGASAADLARSANLPFSTTYRLLGSLTRDGFVDYEPDGRRYHLGLRVFQLGQRVSNHHGFAATALPVLQRVTERTHEATILSVRDGDHHLTVNKVDGPKTFRVTSDPGHLGALHTTSVGKAIVAFETELERRRLLEELPLEALTEHSITDRDKFREEIEQVRRQGYAVMDEENEIGMRAVAVPVLNSQGHAFASLATAVPVFRLTMEELVAHVPTLQEAAAELAARLPQR, from the coding sequence ATGAGTGTGAAAGAGGACACAAAGACCGACATGGTCGGCAAAGCCTTGAGTCTGTTGGTGCTGCTCGGCAACGAGCCAAAGGGGGCAAGCGCGGCCGACCTCGCCCGCAGCGCAAACCTGCCCTTCAGTACCACCTACCGCCTGTTGGGCTCACTGACGCGCGACGGCTTCGTCGACTATGAGCCGGATGGCCGCCGCTACCACCTTGGCCTGCGGGTCTTCCAATTGGGGCAGCGCGTGTCCAACCACCACGGTTTCGCTGCCACGGCGCTTCCGGTGTTGCAGCGGGTCACCGAGCGCACTCATGAGGCAACCATTCTCTCGGTCCGCGACGGCGACCATCACCTGACGGTCAACAAGGTGGATGGCCCCAAGACCTTCCGTGTGACCAGTGACCCCGGGCACCTTGGCGCCTTGCACACAACATCGGTGGGTAAGGCAATCGTGGCCTTCGAAACCGAGCTGGAGCGCAGGCGGCTCCTTGAAGAGCTTCCCCTTGAGGCGCTCACCGAGCACTCGATCACGGACCGTGACAAGTTCCGCGAGGAAATCGAGCAGGTCCGTCGGCAGGGTTACGCCGTGATGGACGAGGAGAACGAGATCGGGATGCGCGCCGTCGCCGTGCCGGTCCTCAACTCCCAGGGGCACGCCTTCGCCTCGCTCGCGACAGCGGTGCCGGTGTTCCGCCTGACCATGGAGGAACTCGTCGCCCACGTGCCCACGCTCCAGGAAGCCGCGGCTGAACTCGCGGCCCGCCTGCCCCAGCGCTGA
- the pcaC gene encoding 4-carboxymuconolactone decarboxylase, with protein sequence MSVSSERNSSERNGAVQPEATAQEIYDAGMVVRREVLGDAHVDRANAGKDSFTEDYQDMITRIAWGGIWTRPGLSRQMRSAVTLTALVAHGHWEELAMHVRAALNNGLSRDEIKEILLQTAIYCSVPSANSAFKTAQKVFAEIDANSPN encoded by the coding sequence GTGAGCGTGTCTTCAGAGCGGAACTCATCCGAGCGGAACGGGGCTGTCCAGCCCGAGGCTACCGCGCAGGAAATCTACGACGCCGGCATGGTGGTCCGCCGCGAAGTGCTCGGCGACGCGCATGTGGACCGCGCCAACGCCGGAAAGGATTCCTTCACCGAGGACTACCAGGACATGATCACCAGGATCGCCTGGGGTGGAATTTGGACGCGGCCGGGGCTGAGCCGGCAGATGCGTTCTGCAGTGACGCTGACTGCGCTGGTGGCGCACGGTCACTGGGAGGAGCTGGCCATGCATGTCCGGGCTGCCCTCAACAACGGCCTGAGCAGGGACGAGATCAAGGAAATCCTGCTCCAGACCGCCATCTATTGCAGCGTCCCGTCGGCCAACTCGGCGTTCAAGACGGCCCAAAAGGTCTTCGCGGAAATCGACGCCAACTCACCCAACTAA
- a CDS encoding shikimate dehydrogenase, translated as MSNRAESVLVGLIGEGVMPSLTPPMHEREADVQGLRLLYRPIDLLELALPAAAVGDLLTAAQRMGFNGLNITHPCKQLVLGHLDEISDDAARLGAVNTVLIQDGRFIGHNTDFSGFGSALADGLPGAKLDRVVQLGAGGAGSAVAYALLKAGTKHLDLVDMDAARAAERAAELSSLFPHATVTPRGLGELPELMPLADGLVHCTPVGMAAHPGLPLDIGLLETRHWVADIVYRPIETQLVREARAKGCAVLDGGRMAVGQAADAFKLFTGRDADRDRMRTHFLELIALEDAAASLAAGTLAKAAH; from the coding sequence ATGAGCAACCGAGCCGAATCCGTTCTGGTGGGCCTGATTGGTGAAGGCGTCATGCCCTCGCTCACTCCGCCCATGCATGAACGCGAGGCCGATGTGCAGGGCCTTCGCTTGCTGTACCGCCCCATCGACCTGCTGGAACTGGCATTGCCGGCCGCCGCCGTCGGCGATCTGCTCACAGCAGCCCAGCGGATGGGCTTCAACGGCCTCAACATCACGCACCCCTGCAAGCAGCTGGTGCTGGGTCACCTTGACGAGATTTCCGACGACGCCGCGCGCCTGGGTGCAGTGAATACGGTCCTGATCCAGGACGGCCGCTTCATCGGCCACAACACAGACTTTTCCGGCTTCGGTTCGGCGCTCGCCGACGGCCTGCCCGGAGCCAAACTCGATCGCGTCGTCCAGCTGGGTGCGGGAGGTGCCGGTTCCGCCGTCGCCTACGCTCTGCTCAAGGCGGGCACCAAACATCTCGACCTCGTTGACATGGACGCCGCCCGGGCGGCCGAGCGGGCCGCGGAACTCTCAAGTCTCTTCCCTCACGCTACCGTCACGCCGCGGGGCCTGGGCGAGTTGCCGGAGCTGATGCCCCTTGCCGACGGGCTGGTGCACTGCACGCCGGTCGGCATGGCCGCTCACCCTGGTCTCCCGCTCGATATTGGACTCCTGGAAACCCGCCATTGGGTAGCGGACATTGTCTACCGCCCGATCGAGACGCAACTGGTCCGCGAAGCGCGCGCCAAGGGTTGCGCAGTGCTCGACGGCGGCCGCATGGCGGTTGGGCAGGCGGCCGACGCCTTCAAGCTCTTCACCGGAAGGGACGCCGACAGGGACCGCATGCGCACGCACTTCCTGGAATTGATCGCCCTGGAAGACGCTGCAGCCTCGCTCGCCGCTGGCACCCTCGCAAAGGCGGCCCACTGA
- the pcaH gene encoding protocatechuate 3,4-dioxygenase subunit beta, which yields MPQDNTAQALESEELVPPAEPHAAHESKKVETQADLSAEIKEIGDRYAEALKNGKAPETMPRLDYAPYRSSILRHPTKSLHHADPETIELYSPAFGHQDVHALESDLTIQHNGEPQGERIIVSGRVLDGDGRPVAGQLVEIWQANASGRYIHKRDQHPAPLDPNFTGVGRCITGADGSYSFTTIKPGAYPWKNHLNAWRPAHIHFSMFGSEFTQRIVTQMYFPGDQLFPLDPIYQSIVDQDARDRLVAQYDHELTSPEWALGYKWDIILTGSKRTWTENEAFGDAGDEE from the coding sequence GTGCCGCAAGACAACACCGCACAAGCTCTCGAATCCGAGGAACTCGTGCCGCCAGCTGAGCCGCACGCCGCGCATGAGTCCAAGAAAGTGGAAACGCAGGCGGACCTCAGCGCAGAGATCAAGGAGATCGGCGACCGTTATGCCGAGGCACTGAAGAACGGCAAGGCACCGGAAACCATGCCGCGCCTGGACTACGCGCCCTACCGCAGCTCCATCCTGCGCCACCCCACCAAGAGCCTGCACCACGCGGACCCGGAAACCATCGAGCTCTACTCGCCGGCATTCGGGCACCAGGACGTGCACGCGCTGGAATCGGACCTCACCATACAGCACAACGGCGAGCCCCAGGGTGAGCGCATCATCGTCTCCGGGCGCGTCCTCGACGGCGACGGTCGTCCGGTTGCGGGGCAGCTCGTGGAAATCTGGCAGGCAAACGCTTCCGGCCGGTACATCCACAAGCGCGACCAGCACCCCGCACCGCTCGACCCGAACTTCACCGGCGTCGGACGCTGCATCACGGGCGCCGACGGCTCCTACTCCTTCACCACCATCAAGCCCGGCGCGTATCCGTGGAAGAACCACCTCAACGCCTGGCGCCCGGCCCACATCCACTTCTCCATGTTCGGCTCGGAGTTCACCCAGCGCATCGTCACCCAGATGTACTTCCCGGGCGACCAGCTCTTCCCGCTGGACCCCATCTACCAGTCGATCGTGGACCAGGACGCCCGCGACCGCCTGGTGGCGCAGTACGACCACGAGCTGACCAGCCCCGAATGGGCCCTCGGCTACAAGTGGGACATCATCCTGACCGGTTCCAAGCGGACCTGGACCGAGAACGAAGCATTCGGCGACGCCGGGGACGAGGAGTAA